Part of the Erinaceus europaeus chromosome 5, mEriEur2.1, whole genome shotgun sequence genome is shown below.
ATGAGGCAGGCAGGTGCGAAACATTTAAGTAACTTTGGGGTAGCGTTAACTAGTGTTTCCAACAGGAAGCCATGCCCGAAGCAGGACACCTGGGTCGCCCCGGAGCCCTTTCCCCGCCGGCGGCGCGGGGCCTCCTGACACCCGACAAGGGCGAGGCCGCGGCCCAACGCGCCCGGCTTTCGCATTCGCCGGCCGCAGCGCTCAGGCCCGCCGCCACCCCAGCCAGCACTAACCGCCTCCGGACGTGCAGCTGTTTGGGGCCAGAGAAACCTGACAACAAGCGCGTCGGCACCTGGATCTGTAATCAGCCTGCATGGAATCAGACCCACCACCGCAGACGCGGAGTCCCAGCAGCTCCGCCCTCGCCGATCTGGTTTCAGATTCTCGCGCCAAGAGGCTGCTCAGGGGGGCGCGTCACGCGGTGACGTCGTAACGTGACGTGACGCACAGCGCGCGCCACCCGGAAGTCGGCTCTGGGCGGGGCCGCCCTTGCAGCTCTCTTCCTTTGTGGCTGAAACGCGTTCCCTGGGCGACTACAAAGCTCTAGGTCTCGAACTTCGTACTGGGCGAGCTGGAGAGCCTGCTCCCTTCACCTAAGGGTGTGGGATATCCGCTTGCTATTTCCCAGccacttccctttctctcctccatcttgTTTATGGAGACCTACCTTCAGGCCACAGCTTGGGGTCTTTGGGAAGATTTTGTTTTGCCCTttaggactccccccccccccccaggatcgaACTTAGAAAACTCCACCTTGGTGCAAAGTACTCCACTATCGCAAAAATATCGGAGTCTTTGTTCCCTTGGGTGCCATATTAGATAATATTTTTTACCTGTAGCAGGAAACCTAATTGATAGATTGATCCCAAAAAGCTGATGATCGTCCAGGTATAACAGCAAAGGAATAGAAAGACTGGAATCCTTATTTAATCATGGCTACCGTTCACTGAACATTTCTGTACCATTCTGTGCTTTATAAGCAACACATTTAATCTTAGAATAATCCGGTTACTAAAGAGCTTGCTGTTCAGAAGGTCAATTAACCGAGATAAGAGTTACTCAGGTTGTTAGTAGTCCTGAGGAAATAGCAGACTGATGTCTCAAAACAGACAAAAACCCTTTCAGGTATTGATTTGGGGGTTATAAAGAGCCAGTGgatcaatggggggggggggtttaggaGTTCAGGCCAAGGCCGTCTGGCTGACATAAAGTGTCTTTCCCGTTGCATGGCTGTCTGGCTGGAAGGGGTCCTGTCACAAGGAACAAGTCACCCAGGGcctggtggtctgactgttgtAAAAACTTTGAGATAACATTATCAAACAGTACATTTTCCTGTGTCTACAAGACTGATTCTTTAACATTCCTTAGAATCCAATGACAAGGCTAAAAGGCACAGGGTTGAGTGTGGAGAGCCAAGATGTCTGTTTACTAGCAATCCTATATATTGGCTGATGCTCCCAGATGGGGGAAATGAGTCACATAGTTTAGTTACTTGTTACTTGGTAACAAGTCACAGGAAGACTTCATATACTCAACCATTCTGTGATTAAAAATGCATTTACTTTCTAAGAGcaatttgcttccccttccttttttttttgggggggggaagagtctTCTCTAGGAGTCAACTAATGAGAATCTGAGAACCACTGGCATGTTGGCACGTCACACAGCCCCCTgagatacatttttctttttctgtactcAGCCTCTCCCCCCAAATTTGTGCTCCTTATTCTTGTGGTTCCAAGGTCTTTATATTCATTAATATTgccataatgttttttttttagtagtcttTTAGTGGAGGTGCTCAAATAATTTAATGCTTGTATTTGATTTACTGTATGCTTTAAAGCAGGTTCTCTCAAATGTTAAATTACTATGGGAACAAATAAATTGCTAATTAAAGCATGGGTGTGTATAAGAAATCGGAATTGAGAAACAGCTTTGAAAAAAgattcaggaacagtgaattgaAGACAGAAAAGCAATTAAGAGTCAGGTGGCAACAAGAGTTATGTAGCTAGGTAGAGCACCCTCCATCAATTATGGTAATAGGTGGCAGCTCTTAGCAGAGCTTGAATAAATGGAGAAGCTTAGGGATGAAACTAAACCAAACCTGACCCAGGAGAGAGAACTAGTGTATAAGGTAGGGGGCAAAACAAAGACACTGTGTCAGAAATATTACCCTGCACTTGGGTGCCAGGTAAGCAATGGAGCGCTTTGTGCGTGTTCCCTATGGCTTGTACCAGGGATATGGGAACACAATGCCCTTGGGCCAGCCTGGACTCTCTGAGCACAAACAGCCTGACTGGAGGCAAAACACTGGCCGCCCCACTTTCCTGGCCAGGCCAGGGCTGCTGGTGCCTGCAAACACGTCTGACTGCTACATGGACCCTTACAAGAGGGCGCAGCTTAAAGCTATTCTCTCCCAGATGAACCCCAACCTGAACCTGCGCTTATGCAAAGCCAACACCAAGGAGATGGGTGTGCAGGTGAGCCCTCGTGTGGACAAGTCCGTGCAGTGCTCACTGGGGTCACGCACCCTACGCAGCCTCTGTCCTTTGAACAGTACCGGTCACAAGACACCCCCACCAGCCTGGGGTGCCTCTTCACTAGTGGTCAGCCACAGGAGTGTCAACCAAGTGTGGAAGGATGGGGACGACAAGGAGAAGGCTCTTTCAAGTCCTGTGGAAgccaagcagcagcagcagccaaagtcagaagaggagaagcaggagaaTCTCTTGC
Proteins encoded:
- the ZAR1L gene encoding protein ZAR1-like, whose product is MERFVRVPYGLYQGYGNTMPLGQPGLSEHKQPDWRQNTGRPTFLARPGLLVPANTSDCYMDPYKRAQLKAILSQMNPNLNLRLCKANTKEMGVQVSPRVDKSVQCSLGSRTLRSLCPLNSTGHKTPPPAWGASSLVVSHRSVNQVWKDGDDKEKALSSPVEAKQQQQPKSEEEKQENLLPQDDLGEKGAGDPPEKKNMGAQDDTVHQHGKPNFQFLEPKYGYFHCKDCKTRWESAYVWCISGTNKVYFKQLCCKCQKSFNPYRVEAIQCQTCSKSRCSCPQKKRHIDLRRPHRQELCGRCKDKRFSCGNIYNFKHSI